The genomic interval CCCCACGACGACGGTCTCCTTGCAGTCACAATTCTCTTCCGGTTAAGTTTGGCCTTTCATGCTCTTCATTCTCCCGGCGTGGCAGGCCACTCCAAGCCCCTCTGGGCTAAGATGGGTCGCCGGGAAGCCTTGGATGAACCGTACGTCCTGATGCTGGTCTTGCCTCACTCCTGAGCTCTTTTTTCGGCTCAAGCCCTGCTTCaagttaaataaaagagaataaatgatACTTTGGATCCATTGCCCCCACTGCCTCGCCTCAACCCTCTACGGGGATCGCCTAACCCCCAGGCACTCTCTTGGGCACCCCACTACATCAAAGGTATCGGGCCAGGTGcccaggacagacagaaagactacACAGCCGGGCATGAAGTAGAATGGGACGCGCAGGCGCAAAGGGGCGAGTGCTAAGATCGCCGCGCGCAGCCCCCATCAGCGGGTACGCGTAGGCGCAGCCCGGCATGGGGCTCGTAGGCGGAGAATCCCGTGGCGTCTACGTTCCTGGGTAGGCGGGACTAGGTGCGTGAGGCCGCGCCGGCGCTGTTCGCCGAGTGTGACGTAGTAATCCTGCGCCGCCATCGCTGGTGGGCCTGGGGCTCGCGGGAGGGgaaacaggaggaggagggggaggtggtggaggtggatgCTGAAGCAGAGCAAGAAGGCGGCCGCGGCAGGGCGGCTGAACGGCGCGGCCCCCGGCCCAGAAGCGTTGGAATTCTGAATTGAGACGGCTACTCCTGAAGACAGCAGAGTGGCGGGACCGCCGCCGTCACCGGAGAGATGAGCCGGGAAGCCTGAGGCCGGAGACGCCTGCCCTCGGGCCCGTCCGTCCGGCTTCGCCGCTCCGGGTGAGGacgcccccttccccccccccccagtcctacCCCGGCCTCTCCTATTCCTGGACCTTATTCCTACCTAACCGGGTCCGGAAGGCCCTTAAAGGGGCTTCTTAAGGCCCTCGCTATCCGAGCCGTCCGAGCGTGTAGGACTGGACCCCTGCTGGGACGCGTTCTAGTCCCCTGGGACAGAGCAGGAGAGGGGGCTGGGCCAGCCTGGCTCACGTGGCTCGGTTCTTCACCAGCGCCTAGATTCGGCTGCTTAAGCAACGATTCGGTTCTCCTTCAGTTTCCTTAAAAATTCTCCCCTTTTCGTTAGATTCTACGTGAACCTTAGCCCTGGCATCCCCATTCCGTCCGGAGACGGTCTGAGCATGTCCTCTCGCCCCCAGTTCATTCCAGGGTAGTAGAGGACTCTGGTCCCAGTCTAGACCGGGTTTCCCTGTGGAAGTTGTGTTCTTCTCATGTACCCTCTGTACCATGTCAGGACTCCCGTGCGGAGCCATATCCCTTAATAGGTTCTCAATTAGGACACTCCTAATGGTATGAAAGCAGTGAAGTAGTGCCTGAAAGTACTGGATTTGACCAGGGCATCTGAGAAGCAAGAGCCTCAAGGCCTGCTGCTTAGCCATGCTCCCTTGCCTCAGTCTgggtagaggagagagaagggcacaGATGCTGAAGGTTCCCTTTTGGACCATGTTAACCTGGAAGATCTGAagttagttttgctttttttctctctttcctttttgcatCTCTGAGTCCTAGTTTATTTGCATCTGATTCCAGAAGAGGCATgctgaggaagagaggcagaatcTGTACTACACGATGTTTGGCTTGTAACACTCCTTTGTTTTACAGGCTACTGGAAGATGAAAGAGACTCTACAAGGGGCTGGGCCTTGGGGGCCTGAGCCTTCAGGACCTGGCATAGTCCCAGCTTACTCAAGCCCTAGGCGGGAACGTCTTCGTTGGCCCCTACCCCCCAAACCCCGACTCAAATCAGGTGGAGGGTTTGGGCCAGATCCTGGGTCAGGGACCACTGTGCCAGCCAGACGCCTCCCTGTCCCTCGGCCTTCTTTCGATGCTTCAGCTagtgaagaggaggaagaagaggaggaggaggaagatgaggaagaggaagtgGCATCTTGGAGGCTACCCCCCAGATGGGGTCAGCTAACCACCCAGCGGCCTCGCCCTCCCCGCCCTTCTCATCGAAAAACCTGCTCACAGCGCCGCCGCAGAGCTATGAGAGCCTTCCGGATGCTGCTCTATTCAAAAAGCACCTCGTTGACATTCCACTGGAAGCTTTGGGGGCGCCACCGGGGCCGGCGGCGAAGCCTTGCACACCCCAAGAACCATCTTTCACCCCAGGACGGGGGTGCGACACCACAGGTGCCATCCCCCTGCTGTCGTTTTGACTCCCCCCGGGGGCCACCTCCCCCTCGGCTGGGTCTGCTAGGTGCTCTCATGGCTGAGGATGGGGTGAGAGGGTCTCCACCAGTGCCCTCTGGGCCCCCCATGGAGGAAGATGGATTAAGGTGGACTCCAAAGTCTCCTCTGGACCCTGACTTGGGTAAGGTGGGAATAGGGtggagcagggggtggggagggctaaGATCCTGGAGGGCCAGGAGTTTCTTGCAGTGGTGAGAACTGCCTAAGGCAGTAGGATGGCAGAGTGAGGGAGGGTGTGCTGTGAAATGTCTTGAGCCCCACTTTGAGCAGGAACTAAGGAAAGGCAGTCAAAGCTGGGATACAGAATCCTTGAATAGGTGTTCTCATCTATTCTGTGCATAGATGAGAACGTGAGACAtggtttatttttacttattttttatttattcattttagagggcaaggagagagtaggggggaggagcaggggaagaggagcaggaaacatcaactcccatatgtaccttaaccaggcaaacccagggatttgaaccggcgacctcagtgttccaggtcaacgctttatccactgcgccaccacaggtctggggAGACGTGCTTTAGAAAAGTCAATCTTGTCCATTTGAAATCCCCCTTCATTCCACCTTTGAGGATAAGGGCCCTTGCGTGTGGATCTCCAGAGGGTGCCATTCTCATAGTGGCGGGATGGGATCTCTGAGTAGTGGACTGTGTACACCACTTGTATGGTTGTGTGTGGTAGTCTCATTCAGAATATCTTTTGGAGAACTACACTAAACAATTTTAGGCTCTCTATTAATTGAGTATTCGTCGAGGCTGCTgtatgccaggtactgtgctaggtGCATCTCTCTGACTGCTAgacttctcttgcttttctccTGTGAGTACAGATGACTCATCACATGGGTTTGAATGGCATGAGTTCACCTATATCTGGAGTTGGCCTTCCATATCTTTGGGCTTTGTGGATTCAACCAATCGTGAATCGaagactatttttcttttttaattgattgatttcagagagacagagagaggaagtaggagagaaagagcaagagagaagcattcattttgttgtttcacttagttgtgcattcactggttgcttccttatgtgtcttgactggggatcgaacctgcaaccttggtgtttcacaACGACATTCAGCTAACCAGCTAAGGCCCGAAGACTACTTTCAAACTGCAATTGGGAATCCACAGATATGGAAGCCCAACTGTATGCGTTTTTCTCCACCATTTTATGTCAGGGATTTGAGCATACCTGGATTTTCATATCCACAGGCATCTTGGAACCAATCCCCTATGGATAACTGAGGGACAGCTGAATTTGGGGGGGGCAGTTTAAAGTGTCCCTAACAACCACGTTGTTAGAGGATCGACTGTAGTAACTCTTCCTCTATGCTTTTATAATCTCTTGGACATGCTTATTTCATGCTTTAGAGTTTCCATTCATGAAGAGTTTGTATTGATCTTCCCATTGTCCTTTGATGTGAGCCAATTTTTCACCCCTATCCTATTCCCTTGCCCTACAGGCCTTCTCTCATGTACTCTGCCCAATGGCTTTGGGGGACCACCTGGGCCAGAAGGGGAGCGAAGTTTGGCCCCCCCTGATGCCAGCATCCTCATCAGCAATGTGTGCAGCATCGGGGACCATGTGGCCCAGGAGCTTTTTCAGGGCTCAGATTTGGGCACTGCAGAAGAGGCAGAGCGGCCTGGGGAGAGAACAGGCCAGCATAGCCCCCTGCGGGAGGAGCATGTGACCTGCGTGCAGAGTAAGGAACTCAGAGGACCCGTCTGTTTCCCTCAGCAGACTCCTAGCTCCAGTCTGGAGGTCTTACCCTACTCCTCTTTCCCTGCTCCATTCAGGCATCTTAGATGAATTCCTTCAGACTTACGGCAGCCTTATTCCCCTCAGCACTGATGAGGTAGTAGAGAAATTGGAGGACATTTTCCAGCAGGAGTTTTCTACCCCTTCCAGGTGAGGCATGAAggagatgttctttttttttttttgtatttttctgaagctggaaacggggagagacagtcagacagactcccgcatgcgcctgaccgggatccacccggcacgcccaccaggggcgatgctctgcccctccggggtctcgctctgccgcgaccagagccactctagtgcctggggcagaggccaaggagccatccccagcgcccgggccatctttgctccaatggagccttggctgcgggaggggaagagagagacagagaggaaggagggggggtggagaagcaaatgggcgcttctcctatgtgccctggccgggaatcgaacccgggtcccccgcacgccaggccgacgctctactgctgagccaactggccagggccgaaggaGATGTTCTTCAGAGCAGGTCTGTGACttaggggatggggagaggataCTGCTGCTTTTTCTGCCCTAGGGAAGTATTTGGGGAGCAGGAGGCAGCTAGAACTGAAGGGGGATAAGCTACAGGCAAGGTGTTAAGTCCCTGTAAGCCAGCTGGGAGAGTCTTTATCTGGGATCCTGAGCTACTGGGTATATCTGAGTGTTCATGTGCTTAGGAATAGGCCTTGTGCAGGTCCTCAAAAGTACCCATGGGGGGGAGATTAGACTCTTATCCTAGGCAATAGAAGTTACTTCTGTGCACCCTAGCTCCGTTGTCTTTTGTGTGACTCCGCCCTTGGCCTACTCAGGAAGGGCCTGGTGCTACAGCTGATCCAGTCATATCAGCGGATGCCAGGCAATGCCATGGTGAGGGGCTTTCGAGTGGCTTATAAGCGGCATGTGCTGACCATGGACGACTTGGGGACCTTGTATGGACAGAACTGGCTCAATGATCaggtgaggaagagagaagcaggctCAAGAGGGGATTCAGGGAGCAGGGTGTCTGGGACCCTCTTCATGGAGGATCCCTGTACCCCCTCCATGGCAAGTTGCCTCCCATCTTCTCCTCAGGTGATGAACATGTATGGAGACTTGGTCATGGACACAGTCCCTGAAAAGGTAGGTCTAACCAGTAATTCAGTCCCCAGGAGAGTTTCCACAGCTCTAAGCAGCTTTTCGGTCCCTTTTACCTCTCCCATTTCACATAAAGAGAGCTTTGATTTCTGGGGAGAAATGATAGAAGTTATAGTCCgttaaattcaaatttataattccggtctttttttttttttaactaatttcttttattatttatttaagagggtgggcaaaggagagagatgagaagcatcaacttatagttgtgtcactttagttgttcattgattgcttctcatatgtgccttgactggggggctccagctgagccagcgaccataggatcatgttgatgatcccgtgctcaagccggtgaccccacactcaagctggcgaccttggggttttgaatctgggacatcagtgtctcaggtcgacactgtatctactgtgccaccactggtcaggccataatcTTGGTCTTGAACGTCacaattctatttctttattccaGTCTTTAGTGTTTTTCCCCCATTGGCTAATCCCACAAATTGGGATTGGAAGCTCTAAggttaaaaataagttttgtttttgttattttttactctCAATCAGTTGGAGTGCAGGTTGTTGAAAGCAGTCCTTAGAGACAGAGTGAAATGGAGAGGACACTTGGAGGGCCTGAGGTTTTTTATTGCATCCAGCTCTTTTTTCCTCATTGGCACAGGTGCATTTCTTCAACAGTTTCTTCTATGATAAACTCCGTACCAAGGGTTATGATGGTGTGAAAAGGTGGACCAAAAACGTGAGTTATGAATTCATATCTTCTTGTATGAACACCTTGCCTTGAAATAATGAGTTCTATTCTTATGAACTCTTTCTTCAACCATGTTCATTCaatctttcaaatatttattatgtattttctgtGTGCTAGGTATTGTTCTAGGCACTAAGGATATATTGCTAAATAAGGAAAACTTACCTTTATAGGTTGAGGATAAATAAGCAAGTGATAAGCACTTCCAGCTACTGTTAAATGCTATGAACAAATTAAACAAAGTAATGTGGTAGTGTGGGAGTTGGGTACTTTAGATTGGGAAGGCCTCTCTTAGCTGAGACTTGAATGATGAGCCAGCTATGTACAGATCTGAGGGGAGTGTTCTAGGCAAAGGGAACAGCAAGTACATGGGACACAAGGTACGGGAGAACATTTGGGGAACAGAGGGCCTGTGTGGGTGTTTTATGTGTTGGAGCAGAGTGAGCAAAGGgaaaaatgatacaaaatttGGTCAGAGATTATGTAAGGCGTGGAGAGTAgggtagaatttttattt from Saccopteryx leptura isolate mSacLep1 chromosome 2, mSacLep1_pri_phased_curated, whole genome shotgun sequence carries:
- the SENP3 gene encoding sentrin-specific protease 3 isoform X2, whose protein sequence is MKETLQGAGPWGPEPSGPGIVPAYSSPRRERLRWPLPPKPRLKSGGGFGPDPGSGTTVPARRLPVPRPSFDASASEEEEEEEEEEDEEEEVASWRLPPRWGQLTTQRPRPPRPSHRKTCSQRRRRAMRAFRMLLYSKSTSLTFHWKLWGRHRGRRRSLAHPKNHLSPQDGGATPQVPSPCCRFDSPRGPPPPRLGLLGALMAEDGVRGSPPVPSGPPMEEDGLRWTPKSPLDPDLGLLSCTLPNGFGGPPGPEGERSLAPPDASILISNVCSIGDHVAQELFQGSDLGTAEEAERPGERTGQHSPLREEHVTCVQSILDEFLQTYGSLIPLSTDEVVEKLEDIFQQEFSTPSRKGLVLQLIQSYQRMPGNAMVRGFRVAYKRHVLTMDDLGTLYGQNWLNDQVMNMYGDLVMDTVPEKVHFFNSFFYDKLRTKGYDGVKRWTKNVDIFNKELLLIPIHLEVHWSLISVDVRRRTITYFDSQRTLNRRCPKHIAKYLQAEAVKKDRLDFHQGWKGYFKMNVARQNNDSDCGAFVLQYCKHLALSQPFSFTQQDMPKLRRQIYKELCHCKLTV
- the SENP3 gene encoding sentrin-specific protease 3 isoform X1, whose protein sequence is MKETLQGAGPWGPEPSGPGIVPAYSSPRRERLRWPLPPKPRLKSGGGFGPDPGSGTTVPARRLPVPRPSFDASASEEEEEEEEEEDEEEEVASWRLPPRWGQLTTQRPRPPRPSHRKTCSQRRRRAMRAFRMLLYSKSTSLTFHWKLWGRHRGRRRSLAHPKNHLSPQDGGATPQVPSPCCRFDSPRGPPPPRLGLLGALMAEDGVRGSPPVPSGPPMEEDGLRWTPKSPLDPDLGLLSCTLPNGFGGPPGPEGERSLAPPDASILISNVCSIGDHVAQELFQGSDLGTAEEAERPGERTGQHSPLREEHVTCVQSILDEFLQTYGSLIPLSTDEVVEKLEDIFQQEFSTPSRKGLVLQLIQSYQRMPGNAMVRGFRVAYKRHVLTMDDLGTLYGQNWLNDQVRKREAGSRGDSGSRVSGTLFMEDPCTPSMASCLPSSPQVMNMYGDLVMDTVPEKVHFFNSFFYDKLRTKGYDGVKRWTKNVDIFNKELLLIPIHLEVHWSLISVDVRRRTITYFDSQRTLNRRCPKHIAKYLQAEAVKKDRLDFHQGWKGYFKMNVARQNNDSDCGAFVLQYCKHLALSQPFSFTQQDMPKLRRQIYKELCHCKLTV